Proteins co-encoded in one Prescottella sp. R16 genomic window:
- a CDS encoding TIGR01777 family oxidoreductase: MRVFVAGSSGLIGSALVTSLRGGGHDVTRLVRRRASGPGELAWDPERGTLDAVSLRGADAVVNLCGAGIGDKRWSGAYKQTLRDSRITPTDVLARAVVDAGVPTLVNASAVGWYGDTGDRVVDEHAAPGGGFLARLCRDWEAATATAADAGVRTVTVRTATVLSPHGGMLGKLCRLYALGLGGRLGSGRQYLSWISLADEVSALEFVLARDDIRGPVNLCAPEPVTNARFTAALGRALHRPAPWRIPGVVVSALIGEFADEAVLCGQRAVPGVLAQAGFTFRRPTIDTALADALGR, encoded by the coding sequence GTGCGCGTGTTCGTCGCCGGCTCGTCCGGCCTGATCGGTTCCGCGCTCGTGACGTCGCTGCGCGGCGGCGGCCACGACGTGACCCGTCTCGTCCGCCGCCGCGCGTCCGGGCCCGGCGAACTCGCCTGGGATCCCGAGCGCGGCACACTCGATGCCGTGTCGCTGCGGGGCGCCGACGCCGTCGTGAACCTGTGCGGTGCCGGTATCGGTGACAAACGCTGGTCCGGCGCCTACAAGCAGACGCTGCGAGACAGCCGGATCACCCCCACCGACGTCCTGGCGCGGGCCGTCGTCGACGCGGGTGTCCCCACGCTCGTCAACGCGAGCGCTGTCGGCTGGTACGGCGACACCGGGGACCGGGTCGTCGACGAACATGCCGCGCCGGGCGGCGGGTTCCTGGCCCGGTTGTGCCGGGACTGGGAGGCGGCGACCGCGACCGCGGCGGACGCCGGGGTGCGCACGGTGACGGTGCGGACCGCGACCGTCCTGTCCCCACACGGGGGGATGCTCGGGAAACTGTGCCGCCTGTACGCGCTCGGACTCGGTGGCCGACTCGGTAGCGGACGTCAGTACCTGTCGTGGATTTCGCTGGCCGACGAGGTCTCGGCCCTCGAATTCGTCCTCGCCCGCGACGACATCCGGGGGCCGGTGAACCTGTGCGCCCCGGAACCGGTCACCAACGCCCGGTTCACTGCCGCACTGGGCCGGGCACTGCACCGGCCCGCACCGTGGCGGATACCGGGCGTCGTGGTGTCGGCGCTGATCGGCGAGTTCGCCGACGAGGCCGTCCTGTGCGGCCAGCGTGCCGTCCCCGGGGTGCTCGCACAGGCCGGGTTCACGTTCCGTCGTCCCACGATCGACACGGCCCTCGCGGATGCGCTCGGGCGGTGA
- the lipB gene encoding lipoyl(octanoyl) transferase LipB, whose amino-acid sequence MRSTTASARSSSQPVSVERLGRIDYMAAWDRQKVLATRRADDEGPDTLLLLEHPAVYTAGRRTAPEDRPVDGTPVIDVDRGGKITWHGPGQLVGYPIVGLAEPVDVVAYVRRLEEALIEVCTGLGVACGRVEGRSGVWLPAASVDGRWLPERKVAAIGVRVQRGVTMHGFALNCNAVLDGFDNIVPCGIRDAGVTTLSRELGRDVTVDDVIDAVTTAVLAALDGQLPVTVRDIERVAAPEQVTGEFDRRTPEFTTVRFG is encoded by the coding sequence ATGAGAAGCACCACCGCGTCCGCTCGATCCAGTTCTCAGCCGGTGTCCGTCGAACGTCTCGGCCGGATCGACTACATGGCGGCATGGGATCGGCAGAAGGTTCTGGCGACACGCCGAGCCGACGACGAGGGCCCCGACACGCTGCTGCTGCTCGAGCATCCGGCCGTCTACACCGCGGGCCGGCGCACCGCCCCCGAGGACCGTCCGGTGGACGGCACCCCGGTCATCGACGTCGACCGCGGCGGCAAGATCACCTGGCACGGTCCCGGCCAGCTCGTCGGGTACCCGATCGTCGGGCTCGCCGAACCCGTCGACGTCGTCGCCTACGTCCGGCGGCTCGAGGAAGCGCTCATCGAGGTGTGCACGGGCCTGGGTGTCGCATGTGGGCGCGTCGAGGGGCGTTCCGGGGTGTGGCTGCCGGCCGCGTCCGTCGACGGCCGATGGCTGCCCGAACGCAAGGTCGCCGCGATCGGGGTGCGGGTCCAGCGGGGCGTCACGATGCACGGGTTCGCCCTCAACTGCAATGCCGTCCTCGACGGGTTCGACAACATCGTTCCGTGCGGTATCCGCGACGCCGGTGTGACGACCCTGTCGCGGGAGCTCGGGCGGGACGTCACCGTCGACGATGTCATCGACGCGGTCACCACCGCCGTCCTCGCAGCCCTCGACGGGCAGCTTCCGGTGACGGTGCGTGATATCGAGCGCGTCGCAGCCCCCGAACAGGTTACCGGCGAGTTCGACCGTCGGACACCGGAGTTCACCACCGTCCGATTCGGCTGA
- the lipA gene encoding lipoyl synthase encodes MSVAPEGRKLLRIEARNAETPIERKPNWIRTRAKMGPEYTELKGLVKNEGLHTVCEEAGCPNIYECWEDREATFLIGGEQCTRRCDFCQIDTGKPTALDRDEPRRVAESVRSMGLRYSTITGVARDDLPDGGAWLYAETVRQIHALNPGTGVENLIPDFNGTPDLLAEVFESRPEVLAHNLETVPRIFKRIRPAFRYERSLGVLTAARDFGLVTKSNLILGMGETPDEVQQAMVDLHEAGCDIITITQYLRPSPRHHPVERWVKPEEFVEHSQAAEEIGFAGVMAGPLVRSSYRAGRLYAQAMAHHGRPLPDGQAHLAEGGTAAQEASSVLDRLARA; translated from the coding sequence GTGAGTGTCGCCCCAGAAGGACGGAAGCTGCTCCGCATCGAAGCTCGAAACGCGGAGACTCCGATCGAACGCAAGCCCAACTGGATCCGGACCCGCGCCAAGATGGGTCCGGAGTACACCGAGCTCAAGGGGCTGGTGAAGAACGAAGGCCTGCACACGGTGTGTGAGGAGGCGGGCTGCCCCAACATCTACGAATGCTGGGAAGACCGCGAGGCCACGTTCCTCATCGGTGGTGAACAGTGCACCCGACGCTGCGATTTCTGCCAGATCGACACCGGTAAGCCCACCGCCCTCGACCGGGACGAGCCGCGACGCGTCGCCGAATCCGTCCGGTCGATGGGCCTGCGGTATTCGACGATCACCGGTGTCGCCCGCGACGATCTGCCCGACGGCGGCGCGTGGCTGTACGCGGAAACCGTCCGGCAGATCCACGCCCTCAACCCGGGCACCGGCGTCGAGAACCTGATCCCAGACTTCAACGGCACCCCCGACCTGCTGGCCGAGGTGTTCGAGTCCCGCCCCGAGGTCCTCGCCCACAACCTGGAAACGGTGCCGCGGATCTTCAAGCGCATCCGGCCGGCGTTCCGCTACGAACGGTCCCTCGGTGTCCTCACCGCGGCCCGCGACTTCGGCCTGGTCACCAAGTCGAACCTCATCCTCGGCATGGGCGAGACCCCCGACGAGGTACAGCAGGCCATGGTCGACCTCCACGAGGCCGGCTGCGACATCATCACCATCACCCAGTACCTGCGCCCGTCACCGCGACACCACCCGGTCGAACGCTGGGTCAAGCCGGAGGAGTTCGTCGAACACTCCCAGGCTGCCGAGGAGATCGGATTCGCCGGCGTCATGGCCGGGCCCCTGGTCCGCTCCTCGTACCGGGCCGGACGCCTGTACGCGCAGGCCATGGCCCACCACGGCCGTCCCCTCCCCGACGGGCAGGCGCACCTCGCCGAGGGCGGCACCGCCGCACAGGAAGCCAGTTCGGTCCTCGACCGTCTCGCTCGCGCCTGA
- a CDS encoding DUF4191 domain-containing protein has translation MANGSKSGKAGKPSKEAKAAAKAARKQASKERRTQLWQAFQMQRKEDKLLLPLLIGALVVSTLVFFLIGLIFGIQWFLLPIGLLVGVMLAFIIFGKRVQKTVYGKAEGQAGAAAWALDNMQGAWRVKTAVAGTTQLDVVHRVVGRPGVILVAEGSPQRVKGLLAQEKKKTARLVGDTPIYDFTVGNGDGLVPLSQLVKQLNKLPRNIDTKRMDSIEARLAALGNRAGAAMPKGPLPPGAKMKGMQRTIRRR, from the coding sequence ATGGCGAACGGCAGTAAGTCCGGAAAAGCGGGCAAACCCAGCAAGGAAGCGAAGGCGGCGGCGAAGGCGGCCCGCAAGCAGGCGTCGAAGGAACGTCGCACTCAGCTCTGGCAGGCGTTCCAGATGCAGCGCAAGGAAGACAAACTGCTGCTGCCACTGCTCATCGGGGCACTGGTCGTCAGCACCCTGGTGTTCTTCCTGATCGGCCTGATCTTCGGTATCCAGTGGTTCCTGCTGCCGATCGGTCTGCTCGTCGGCGTCATGCTCGCCTTCATCATCTTCGGCAAGCGTGTCCAGAAGACGGTGTACGGCAAAGCCGAAGGACAGGCCGGTGCCGCCGCCTGGGCCCTCGACAACATGCAGGGCGCGTGGCGCGTCAAGACCGCCGTCGCCGGCACCACCCAACTCGACGTGGTCCACCGCGTCGTCGGCCGCCCCGGCGTCATCCTCGTCGCCGAAGGCTCCCCGCAGCGCGTCAAGGGACTACTCGCGCAGGAGAAGAAGAAGACCGCCCGCCTCGTCGGCGACACCCCCATCTACGACTTCACCGTCGGCAACGGCGACGGCCTCGTCCCCCTGTCCCAGCTGGTCAAGCAGCTGAACAAGCTGCCCCGCAACATCGACACCAAGCGCATGGACTCCATCGAGGCCCGGCTCGCTGCCCTCGGCAACCGCGCCGGCGCCGCCATGCCGAAGGGCCCCCTGCCCCCCGGCGCCAAGATGAAGGGCATGCAGCGCACGATTCGTCGCCGCTGA
- a CDS encoding RDD family protein gives MARMIGSWLSGPSAALPKDQTEPQAHRGELLGLPADGPGSLATTGRRVAALAIDWLTSAGVVLLLIGSAPLENPRLGTYTMMLWFVVGVVCVTLFSFTPGQYMMGLQVARIDAPTKVGILRALGRQALMVFIVPAVITDVDGRGMHDRATGTALVRVR, from the coding sequence ATGGCACGCATGATCGGCTCCTGGCTCTCCGGCCCCTCCGCGGCACTGCCCAAGGATCAGACCGAACCCCAGGCCCACCGCGGCGAACTGCTCGGACTGCCGGCCGACGGCCCCGGATCCCTCGCCACCACCGGCCGCCGCGTCGCAGCCCTCGCCATCGACTGGCTCACCTCCGCCGGCGTCGTCCTGCTCCTCATCGGATCCGCACCCCTCGAGAACCCCCGCCTCGGCACCTACACCATGATGCTGTGGTTCGTCGTCGGCGTCGTCTGCGTCACCCTGTTCTCCTTTACCCCCGGCCAGTACATGATGGGCCTGCAGGTCGCCCGGATCGACGCCCCCACCAAGGTCGGCATCCTCCGCGCCCTCGGCCGCCAAGCCCTCATGGTGTTCATCGTCCCCGCCGTCATCACCGACGTCGACGGCCGCGGCATGCACGACCGCGCCACCGGCACCGCACTCGTGCGGGTGCGCTGA
- the glnA gene encoding type I glutamate--ammonia ligase has protein sequence MAFSTAEEVIKYIADQDIEYVDIRFSDLPGVQQHFSIPASAFNQDVFDDGLAFDGSSVRGFQSIHESDMILLPDVSTARIDQFRKARTLNIDFFVHDPFTREAYSRDPRNVARKAEEYLKSTGIADTAFFGAEAEFYIFDSVRYDSAMNGAFYELDSVSGAWNTGNEVNADGSPNLGYKVREKGGYFPVAPYDHYVDLRDAISTNLANAGFELERGHHEVGTGGQQEINYKFNTLLAAADDLQLFKYIVKNTCWQFGKSATFMPKPLFGDNGSGMHVHQSLWKDGKPLFHDESGYAGLSDIARWYIGGILHHAPSLLAFTNPTINSYHRLVPGYEAPINLVYSQRNRSAAVRIPITGNNPKAKRIEFRAPDSSGNPYLNFAAQMMAGLDGIKNKIEPMAPVDKDLYELPPEEALGIPQAPTSLSAVIDRLEQDHDYLTEGGVFTSDLIETWISLKREQEIAPVNLRPHPYEFNLYYDC, from the coding sequence GTGGCTTTCTCCACGGCCGAAGAGGTCATCAAGTACATCGCCGACCAGGACATCGAGTACGTCGACATTCGCTTCAGTGACCTGCCCGGCGTCCAGCAGCACTTCTCGATCCCGGCGTCCGCCTTCAACCAGGACGTGTTCGACGACGGGCTCGCGTTCGACGGTTCCTCGGTGCGCGGCTTCCAGTCGATCCACGAGTCGGACATGATTCTGCTGCCCGATGTCTCGACGGCGCGGATCGACCAGTTCCGCAAGGCGCGCACGCTGAACATCGACTTCTTCGTCCACGATCCGTTCACGCGTGAGGCGTACAGCCGTGATCCGCGTAACGTCGCCCGCAAGGCGGAGGAGTACCTGAAGTCGACGGGTATCGCCGACACCGCGTTCTTCGGTGCCGAGGCCGAGTTCTACATCTTCGATTCGGTCCGCTACGACTCCGCCATGAACGGCGCCTTCTACGAGCTGGACTCGGTGTCCGGTGCCTGGAACACCGGCAACGAGGTCAACGCCGACGGCAGCCCGAACCTCGGCTACAAGGTGCGGGAGAAGGGCGGCTACTTCCCGGTCGCGCCGTACGACCACTACGTCGACCTGCGTGACGCGATCTCCACGAACCTGGCCAACGCCGGTTTCGAACTCGAGCGCGGCCACCACGAGGTGGGTACCGGCGGCCAGCAGGAGATCAACTACAAGTTCAACACGCTGCTCGCGGCGGCCGACGATCTGCAGCTGTTCAAGTACATCGTGAAGAACACGTGCTGGCAGTTCGGCAAGTCGGCGACGTTCATGCCGAAGCCGCTGTTCGGTGACAACGGTTCGGGCATGCACGTGCACCAGTCGCTGTGGAAGGACGGTAAGCCGCTGTTCCACGACGAGTCCGGTTACGCGGGCCTGTCGGACATCGCCCGCTGGTACATCGGCGGCATCCTGCACCATGCGCCGTCGCTGCTGGCGTTCACGAACCCGACGATCAACTCGTACCACCGCCTGGTGCCGGGCTACGAGGCCCCCATCAACCTGGTGTACAGCCAGCGCAACCGGTCGGCCGCGGTCCGTATCCCGATCACGGGCAACAACCCGAAGGCCAAGCGCATCGAGTTCCGCGCCCCCGACTCGTCGGGCAACCCGTACCTGAACTTCGCGGCACAGATGATGGCCGGCCTGGACGGCATCAAGAACAAGATCGAGCCGATGGCGCCGGTCGACAAGGACCTGTACGAGCTGCCCCCGGAGGAGGCCCTCGGTATCCCGCAGGCGCCGACCAGCCTGTCCGCGGTCATCGACCGGCTCGAGCAGGATCACGACTACCTCACCGAGGGCGGCGTGTTCACGTCCGATCTGATCGAAACCTGGATCTCGCTCAAGCGTGAGCAGGAGATCGCACCGGTCAACCTGCGTCCGCACCCCTACGAGTTCAACCTGTACTACGACTGCTGA
- a CDS encoding NADPH:quinone reductase, with amino-acid sequence MFPGTMRAAFVRETGGPIEIGDLPVPQPGPTDVLVRTDVTAVDHVDLFVRSGTYRTRTPFPFVIGRDLVGTVAVAGQGVGSVTVGDRVWTNSLGHDGRQGAFAEYAVVAADRIYPLPDAVTAEDAVAVAHTGATAWLGLVREGAVRPGETVVVGGAGGGVGSAAVQLAATIGARVIATCSPSGDAWCRSCGADVVLDYHRADLHDRIRDAAPDGVDVWWDNSGHHDFAATLPLMRRGGRILVTAGLGSGAAPVLPVGDMYTRDVSLHGFAISNASVADLADAATGVSRLSAAGILRPRIGATYRLSDAVAAHRAMASGTVTGRIVVMV; translated from the coding sequence ATGTTTCCCGGGACCATGCGGGCCGCGTTCGTCCGGGAGACGGGCGGCCCTATCGAGATCGGAGACCTCCCGGTGCCGCAGCCCGGGCCCACCGACGTCCTGGTGCGCACCGACGTGACCGCCGTCGACCACGTCGACCTGTTCGTCCGCTCGGGTACCTACCGCACCCGCACCCCGTTTCCGTTCGTCATCGGACGCGATCTCGTCGGCACCGTCGCCGTGGCAGGCCAGGGCGTCGGCTCGGTGACCGTGGGGGACCGGGTGTGGACGAACAGCCTCGGGCACGACGGCCGGCAGGGCGCCTTCGCCGAGTACGCGGTGGTCGCCGCCGACCGCATCTACCCGCTGCCGGACGCCGTCACCGCCGAGGACGCCGTCGCGGTCGCACACACCGGCGCGACCGCGTGGCTCGGCCTCGTCCGAGAGGGTGCCGTGCGGCCGGGTGAGACGGTCGTCGTCGGGGGAGCGGGCGGCGGCGTCGGCAGCGCCGCCGTGCAGCTCGCGGCCACGATCGGCGCCCGCGTGATCGCGACCTGCTCGCCGTCCGGCGACGCCTGGTGCCGGTCGTGCGGCGCCGACGTCGTCCTCGACTACCACCGCGCCGACCTGCACGACCGCATCCGCGACGCCGCCCCCGACGGCGTCGACGTGTGGTGGGACAACAGCGGCCACCACGACTTCGCCGCGACCCTGCCCCTGATGCGGCGCGGCGGCCGGATCCTCGTCACCGCCGGACTCGGTTCCGGTGCCGCACCCGTGCTGCCCGTCGGCGACATGTACACCCGAGACGTGAGCCTGCACGGATTCGCGATCAGCAACGCGTCCGTCGCCGACCTGGCCGACGCCGCCACCGGCGTGTCCCGGCTGTCGGCCGCCGGTATCCTGCGCCCCCGGATCGGCGCAACCTATCGCCTGTCCGACGCAGTCGCAGCCCACCGGGCCATGGCATCGGGAACCGTGACCGGAAGGATCGTGGTGATGGTGTGA
- a CDS encoding C40 family peptidase: protein MANHRIQKTTRPTRTARGLLLGAVTVGALMIPAVPAMAQPFTFGSVDIAPTQVASHGQSVANAAQSKVGSPYVWGATGPSSFDCSGLVQWAYKQAGINVPRTSYDQVGGGTPVSKGNLQPGDVVAFYGAEHVGVYLGGGRVVHAPTEGDVVKVSPLDSMPFAGASRY, encoded by the coding sequence ATGGCCAACCACCGCATCCAGAAGACGACCCGCCCGACCCGCACCGCCCGCGGGCTGCTGCTCGGAGCCGTCACGGTCGGCGCCCTCATGATCCCCGCAGTACCCGCGATGGCGCAGCCGTTCACCTTCGGCAGCGTCGACATCGCACCCACCCAGGTCGCGTCGCACGGACAGTCCGTCGCGAACGCCGCCCAGTCCAAGGTCGGCTCCCCGTACGTGTGGGGTGCCACCGGCCCCAGCTCGTTCGACTGCTCCGGACTGGTCCAGTGGGCCTACAAGCAGGCCGGCATCAACGTCCCGCGCACCAGCTACGACCAGGTCGGCGGCGGCACCCCGGTGTCGAAGGGCAATCTGCAGCCCGGCGACGTCGTCGCCTTCTACGGCGCCGAGCACGTCGGCGTCTACCTCGGCGGCGGCCGCGTCGTCCACGCCCCCACCGAAGGTGATGTCGTGAAGGTGTCGCCGCTCGACTCGATGCCGTTCGCAGGTGCCAGCCGCTACTGA
- a CDS encoding endonuclease/exonuclease/phosphatase family protein, producing the protein MTNVLTRRQAMKALAAGTVALGAGALATAAPAGARPGREIRVLSLNTWHGGAKIPNGGDRIVDLIRSTRAELVLLSEAGDTTTELATRLAAQGLHFEAATSSDTGILSAFPILETGKLDYMVKAVVAVDDLEIATYAAHLEYRWYATYLPRGYGAGIPSGEFAEFGWNKIPTGPVTDVETVLRVNAASGRPAVIEAFLADAAAEQEKGRQVVMGGDFNEPSHLDWAADTRELFDHHGAVVPWQSTRLLEDAGFVDAYRATYPNPVTHPGFTWPSDNPNVAVSELTWAPESDERDRIDYVFAGPGTRLELRSAGIVGPRETIVRSERVTETSRDNFVASPTPWPTDHKAVLAVYRCAPASGGFGSLGSLAGSAS; encoded by the coding sequence GTGACGAACGTACTGACACGGCGACAGGCGATGAAGGCGCTGGCCGCAGGAACGGTCGCGCTCGGCGCCGGTGCACTCGCCACCGCGGCACCGGCCGGCGCCCGCCCCGGACGCGAAATCCGGGTGCTGTCGTTGAACACGTGGCACGGCGGCGCCAAGATTCCGAACGGCGGCGACCGGATCGTCGACCTGATCCGGTCGACCCGCGCCGAACTCGTACTGTTGTCGGAAGCCGGGGACACCACGACCGAACTCGCCACCCGACTGGCGGCCCAGGGCCTGCACTTCGAGGCGGCAACCTCGTCGGACACGGGGATCCTCTCGGCGTTCCCCATCCTGGAAACCGGAAAGCTCGACTACATGGTCAAGGCGGTCGTCGCCGTCGACGACCTCGAGATCGCGACCTACGCCGCGCACCTCGAGTACCGCTGGTACGCCACGTACCTGCCCCGCGGTTACGGGGCCGGGATCCCGAGCGGAGAGTTCGCGGAGTTCGGCTGGAACAAGATCCCCACCGGTCCGGTCACCGACGTCGAGACCGTGCTGCGGGTCAACGCGGCGTCCGGACGTCCCGCGGTGATCGAGGCGTTCCTCGCGGACGCGGCCGCCGAACAGGAGAAGGGTCGGCAGGTGGTCATGGGTGGCGACTTCAACGAGCCGTCCCACCTCGACTGGGCTGCCGACACCCGCGAGCTGTTCGACCACCACGGTGCCGTCGTGCCGTGGCAGTCCACGCGACTGCTCGAGGACGCCGGATTCGTCGACGCCTACCGGGCGACGTACCCGAACCCGGTGACGCATCCGGGTTTCACGTGGCCGTCCGACAACCCGAACGTCGCGGTATCGGAGCTGACGTGGGCGCCGGAGTCCGACGAACGCGACCGCATCGACTACGTCTTCGCCGGACCGGGCACCCGACTGGAACTGCGGTCCGCGGGCATCGTCGGCCCGCGCGAGACGATCGTGCGCAGCGAACGGGTCACCGAGACCAGCCGGGACAACTTCGTGGCGTCCCCGACACCGTGGCCCACCGACCACAAGGCGGTACTCGCCGTCTACCGGTGCGCTCCCGCCTCCGGTGGCTTCGGTTCGCTCGGCTCACTCGCCGGATCGGCGTCCTGA
- a CDS encoding GntR family transcriptional regulator translates to MTREDDPADLGVLLPSGASGRSDQTSKQYLRLRADILDGTFPRGAALHETQLSETYGASRTPIREALNWLAHDGLLERASRGFRVRSGTPEDVIEIYAARVALEAEAAGSAALRHTELDMARLERLHASCCHTDDESTAQVDNFRFHEALWQAAHNTTILTLLVRLTTQLRIYDSGPPSNYGEPELLNAEHEQILAALRARDEKAAREHMRSHLERSREQRIRLFAGG, encoded by the coding sequence ATGACGCGCGAGGACGACCCGGCGGATCTGGGTGTGCTGCTGCCTTCCGGCGCGTCCGGCCGATCCGATCAGACGTCGAAGCAGTACCTGCGGCTGCGCGCCGACATCCTCGACGGCACGTTCCCGCGCGGCGCCGCCCTGCACGAGACCCAGCTCAGCGAGACGTACGGCGCGTCACGCACCCCCATCCGGGAAGCCCTCAACTGGCTCGCACACGACGGCCTGCTCGAACGCGCGTCCCGCGGATTCCGGGTGCGGTCCGGCACCCCCGAGGACGTCATCGAGATCTACGCGGCCCGCGTCGCCCTCGAGGCGGAGGCCGCCGGATCCGCGGCGCTCCGGCACACCGAACTCGACATGGCCCGGCTAGAGCGGCTCCACGCCTCGTGCTGTCACACCGACGACGAGAGCACCGCCCAGGTCGACAACTTCCGTTTCCACGAGGCGCTGTGGCAGGCCGCCCACAACACCACCATCCTCACGCTGCTGGTGCGCCTGACCACCCAGCTGCGCATCTACGACAGCGGCCCGCCGTCCAACTACGGGGAACCGGAACTCCTCAACGCCGAGCACGAGCAGATCCTCGCCGCGCTGCGGGCCCGCGACGAGAAAGCGGCCCGCGAACACATGCGCAGTCACCTCGAGCGCAGCCGCGAACAGCGGATCCGCCTGTTCGCGGGCGGCTGA